The following is a genomic window from uncultured Draconibacterium sp..
TGGAAAGCGAAACCACATACGATTTATGGATGCGGGCAAATCGGGTTTCCGGTAGCAGTGCAATAAAATCCTTAAATCGTCCGTGCACCATCAATAATTGAGTTTCGGTAATAAAACGCACATAATCACCCTGTGCTTCCAGGTAGATTATTTCATCAAAACTTAGCCGGTAATCCTTTTTATCAGCACGTACCATTAAATGTTGCCCGGTGCTCTCTGTGCGTGAGGAAAAACGTTCGAGTGCCCGGTTAACTGCCGTTCGAAACCGATCAAACGAAACCGGTTTGAGCAAATAGTCCACCGCATCAACTTCAAAACCTTCCAATGCAAATTCAGGATAAGCGGTAACCAAAATAAACAGCGGCGGTTCTTTTAAACTTTTCACAAAACCAATTCCACTTAATTTGGGCATGTTTATATCTAAAAACAGCAAGTCGATATCTTTCTGTTTTAACAACTGACCAGCTTCCAAAGCATCGTTACAAACTCCAACTAGCTCCAGCTCGGGACAGGCCTTTACAAAATCGCGGATTACATCCTGCGACAATGGCTCATCATCGACAATAATACAATTTAATGTTTTTGTTTTAGCCATGTTTTGCTAACTCAAATGCACCTGTAAAAGTACTTTAAATGTTTCTTTGTTATCCGAAATCTTTAGCGTATGTTGGTTGGGATAGATCATTTCCAGGCGTTTTCTCACGTTTTCAATTCCAATACCGTGGTATTTGTCCGAGAGCGGGTCGTTGGCCTGCCCTTTGCTATTTTCAACCTCGAAATGTAAAACCTTTTCCGCAACTTCAACTTTAATGTTTACAAAGGCGTCATTCGCACCACCTTTCATTCCGTGTTTAAAGCTGTTCTCAACAAAAGGAAGAAATAATAAAGGTGCTATCTTTTTCCCCTTTATCGCGCCAATGGTATTGAATTCAATTTTGTTTTTCCCCGACCGAAGATTCTGCATATCAATATAATTCTGTAACATCTCCACTTCTTTTTCCAAGGCGATAAAATCGGCATCCGACTCATAAAGAATGTGGCGCATTAAATCGCTGAGCTGTACGATCTTTTCCGACACTTCTTTCGATTCTTTTCGGGCCATACTGTAAATGCTGTTTAACGAATTAAAAAGAAAATGCGGGTTAATCTGCGATTTCAAAGCTTTTAACTCGGCCTGCGATTTTTCCTTTTCGAGCTCTTCGGCACGGAAATATCCTCGCGCCAGGTGCAATAAACTGGATATAAAAAGGTAAATGGCAAAAAACAACGAAATATCCCAAAAGCTGTAGTAAGCAATAAAATAATAGCCTTTAAAAATGTAGTCGATCAGGCTATCGAATAACAATAGATAAAAACCTGCCCCAAAAGCAATCGCGGCAATTACAGCAACAGCGTAACTGAAATAATTGCCACGCTCCCACAGAAAAGGAAAAAGCATTTTCAAATTCAGGTAAACCACAAAAACAATGGGTAGATGAAAAACTGCCGTGTAAATAAGGTCAATCTGTTTAACTTCAGCCGACACTTTTAACACATTCATCAGAATTAAAAACGATAAACACCAAAACAGGATATGTTGTAATACCCTGTTTTTAATAAGTTGGCCAAGTGCTATTTTAAAGTCGCTATTCATTTTTTGCGAAATAACGTCACGGACAGCCCGTCTTCAAACGCGTCTTCCGAATCCACATATTTACTTACAAATTTTTGTAATTCTTTTGGATTGGCGGTGAGCAAAATAAAATCACCGTTATCCTCGTGATGAATCCTGATCTTGTTTTCCTTAATCAGATCTTCAAGCCATTCCGGATCAAACCAACGGATTTCGAGTTTATCGTCGGAAACAGTTAGTTTGGCAAAAGTGTGCACCGGAACCAGATGCAGGTCTGCCAAAGTAATGTCTTCGTCTTCTCCGTATTCTTCAATATAAAAATCCAGGAAATATTCATCTGCCAACTTAATCACGTGCACTACAAATTTCGATTCTTTCACTACGCCATTGTCGTTTGACGTAAGCATTAGCACATATCGTTTTTTGTCGCGTATACTGTCTTTTTGATCTCCAAGAAACGGATGGGTGAAATTCCAAGAATCATCAGAACCACTAAAAACAACATCCTGATCATCGTCTTCAAACCATTCGCCCAATAGCAAATCGTTTTCAAACAAATCATTTTCGGTATACAAAGGGTAAAAGGAGTATACAACACACCCCGACAACAAAAGAGCAGTTGTAGCAACGAGCAGAATAATACGTGTTTTCATTTTGATTGTTTTTTAATTTCTTCTCGAAAGTACAGGACTTTAACCGCCCAAAAGATTTTTTTCGTTGAGATATGACTTTTTGTCGTTGAGATAAAAAACCACCAATCAGAAGCAAAATGAAAACCGGCCAAAACGGTTAAAATAAGTAATTCAATCCGATATATATACCGGAATCACCATCGCGTTCATCTACGGCCATACCGTAATCGCAACGAATGATAAAGTTTTCGTTCATGGCAGCGCGGAAACCTAAACCAAATGAATAATGCATTTCTTCTGCTCCACGATCAAAATATACGCCATCTTGATATGACAACCAGGGTTCAATAAGCGTTTCGGGTAATTCAATATCTTTTAATACCCGTCCAAAATCGGTAAAAGCATTCAGCCCCATATAAAAGTTATTGTTCATAAACTGAAAGCGGGCAAATTTCCAGCGAGCTTCAATATTTCCTAAAAATACAGCATCACCAACTACGCGGTTACGTAATATTCCGCGTAATGAATTGGCACCTCCCAATCCTTCAGAAGTAGAACTTTTCATTATGGAAGTAATCAATTGTGTTTGATAGTAAAAAGGAACATCTCCGGTAAGCGTTGTTTGATAGGCCAGCCGGTAGGCAAAAGAAAGATCGTCGGGAATGATGGTAAAATACTGACGATGAATAAGGCTAAGTTTGATAAAACTATGCTCGCCACCTAAAAACTCGGACGAACCAAGTAAAACTGCTTCTGTCCACATTCCTTTCATCGGGTTGGGTTTATTATCGCGGGTATCGTAAACAATACCGGCTTTTACCGTAGGTACAAAACCACCATCGGCATCTTCATCCGAAATAATTCCCCATTCCCGGTATTTTTCATATAGTCCCGGCTCTTCGCTGTGTGGAGGCAATAAATCAGCTTCATCTTTATTTTTATTGAGCTTATCGATATCTACATAGTCGACTTTAAAATTCAGGAGGTTAAAACCACCAACCCAGTCAAACTTCTCGCCAGCAAGATCACCGCGTAAATCAACCTTAAAACGAAACAATTTACGGTCGTATTTGTAAAACATCCGGGTTTTGTAATCGGCTGTTTCATCATCGTACCAGTCTTTGTTTACAACCGCATCGTAACCGTTAAACCCATAAAAATCGTAAGCGCGATCGCTTAAGTAACTAATATCAACCGATGTTTGTAATCCGGGAATCAATTTATCCGAATCGTAATTAAAACGATTTATGCCGCTCCCTTTTGTGAACCGCGATACTTCGAGATAAATGCTATGGTCGTATTTCGGATAACGGCTTCCGTCGCCATAATGATAAAGACTTACCAAACCACCGTATTGAAATCCAAGGTCGGTGTCGAAAGTTACGGCCGGCAAAGCCCCAAAATTCCACCCCTGTTTGGTTACACTTTCCTGAGCCCCCGACAATAAATAAGTAGTTAAAAATGTGCATAAAAACAAGATACGCTTCATGAATATAGTTTTTGATTAAAACTTTGCTCAAACAGAACTATTCAAAGATGAACACTAACGAACAATAAACGAATATAAATAAAATTTAAATTACCAATGGTGCATATTATTGAGATTTGTCTTCGAGGAATGGTTTTATACCAAAAACTAAATTCATTATAAAAGTGGCATAAAATGTGAAAAGTACAGAAAAAGAGCAGCTATAAAACGCTCCTTATTTCAATCCAAATTATGTAATTCATAACCTATGAAAAAACGTTTTCAGGCTTTTATATAAATGAAGATATATATTAATTGAATTAACCCTAAAAAGGAATAAAAAAGGCTGTCCAAAAAATAAATTGGACAGCCTTTTCTTTATCACAGTTACTAATTTTTACTGTAGAGGAGCTTTAATTGCCTCCGGTAAATAATACTCTTCGCTTATTTTGTCTTGTGGAACCCAGAAAATTGGAGTTCCCCAATCGTCATCATCCATTACGGCAGAATAGAAATCGTAATTATTTGCTCTTTCAGAAGGAGGTAATTCAAAACGTTCAAGCATCATTGTTGCATTTACCAAATCCAGACTAGAACCACTACAAGTAATCGGTTCCAGTTTTGGGTGCCGCGTTCGGCGTAATTCGGCGAAACACTCAAAAGCTTCCCATATATTTAAATGAATGTATTTCTGCTGCATCAAGATTTCCATTTTATCTTCAATTCCACTTGCTGCTTCAAACTGACTTTGAATAGTAGTCGCGTAATTCTCTATTATGCTTGCATCAGGTTTCTGAGGAGTAAGAATTGCTTTAGTCACATCATTCATGTCGCCGGCATAATTTGTAACACCATTCATCATATACCAAAAATCTACCGAATGACGAACTGCATCGTTCATGTGCTCACCTGCAGATTTGCCTGTTGAAGTATATCCTTTAAGACTTACTTCTGCTAATAACAAATCGGTTTCAGCTAAAGAGAAAATATAAAGCGGAGATTCGGACAATACATAAGTTACAGGATTATAGAATGTCCAAGGACAAGCCTGAACCATAATATCCATAGAACGGTTAGGTGTAATAACATTATACTGTGCATCAATTTGTGGGTAAACATTTCTTTTCGCACTATCAATAGGAAGAGCTTGGTCAACCTCCAATCCTACACGAAGATACTTATTACGTTCCCAGTTTCCTGAAACTCCGTAATATTCTACATCTTCTGCGGTTCCATCATCAGTGAATCCCATTGTAAGAACTGGCAATCGAGGATCATCAATTTCTACATCATAATTATCAGAACCATGATTCATTCGTGTCATAATTACATCAGGTACTGTAAGCGCATAAAACTGCTCATAGAGTCCACGTTGAAAGATACCACCGGATGAGTTTCCAATTCTATTTTCATTAACTTGTGGTGAAGAAAAAGTGAAATCTTCTTCCGGTAAATCCTTAATCGCCTCAGTTAAATACGGTTGTACATAATCAGCAGCCACACCTGATATACGAACACACGATTTTAATGTTTCGGCATTAATATATTGTACCCACTTATTTATATCACCTTTAAAGAAAATATCCTGAGTTTTAAATGTGTTTTTAGCAACAGGAGACATTTTTTCGTATGTAGCAGGCAGCTCAGCGGCAATAGTCTGATATTCTTCAATTACCGATTTATATATCTCCATAGGATCGTCATATGGAGCAAAAAATACTCCTTGAGTCCCCTGAAATGCATCGAAATAAGGGATACTATTAAATAAATCGACAGTTTGCAATGCTACAACATCTTTTAATACAGTTGCAAGTTTCAAATACAATATATTATCATCAAGCTCAGCTCCATCCAAAGTAGAAACTTCGTCTCTAATTAAGCTAAAATTTGTCAAATCAGTGTAAAAGCGAGAAAACTTATTGTAAGTATTTCCGTTGGCATTGTCCATAAAATAATCTAAATCACCAAAATGATAATCAGCCCAAAGGTTGATGTATGATTCAGAATATGGTAGAAATTCAGCCAATTGGGAAACTCCAACAAAACTCATATACCAACCACTTAAGAACCAATACCATTCACCATAGTCTTTCATCCAGAAACGGGTTTTTTCCATATGCGTAAACAATCCGGAAACAACTTCTTCGGGCTCGGGTTGATAAACCTGTGGATCCAGCCAATCTTTGTCCAACTCATTGCTACAAGAGCCCAACAAGAGAGGAATAATCAGAATATATATTAACAACTTTTTCATAATCATTCACTTTTTTTATTAAAAACTCAAATTCACTTTAAATCCATAAGAACGTAACGATGGGAAGTTGGTATTCTCAATCCAACTGTCATTACCAGTTCCTAACATTGATTCCGCATCAATATTTTTTACACTTTTATAGATATAAAACAAGTTACGAGCGGTAATACCTACTGATAATTTCTGCATTTTTAATTGTTCAGAAAAACGTTTTGGGAAAGTGTATGTTAACGAAGTTTCCCTAAACTTCACATAGTTATTTTTCTCAATCATATCAGGCTGCCAACCGGTACCCATATCATGAATATAAGACGAATAATAGTCACGAGCAGAAACGATAATGTC
Proteins encoded in this region:
- a CDS encoding histidine kinase; the protein is MNSDFKIALGQLIKNRVLQHILFWCLSFLILMNVLKVSAEVKQIDLIYTAVFHLPIVFVVYLNLKMLFPFLWERGNYFSYAVAVIAAIAFGAGFYLLLFDSLIDYIFKGYYFIAYYSFWDISLFFAIYLFISSLLHLARGYFRAEELEKEKSQAELKALKSQINPHFLFNSLNSIYSMARKESKEVSEKIVQLSDLMRHILYESDADFIALEKEVEMLQNYIDMQNLRSGKNKIEFNTIGAIKGKKIAPLLFLPFVENSFKHGMKGGANDAFVNIKVEVAEKVLHFEVENSKGQANDPLSDKYHGIGIENVRKRLEMIYPNQHTLKISDNKETFKVLLQVHLS
- a CDS encoding LytTR family DNA-binding domain-containing protein; the encoded protein is MAKTKTLNCIIVDDEPLSQDVIRDFVKACPELELVGVCNDALEAGQLLKQKDIDLLFLDINMPKLSGIGFVKSLKEPPLFILVTAYPEFALEGFEVDAVDYLLKPVSFDRFRTAVNRALERFSSRTESTGQHLMVRADKKDYRLSFDEIIYLEAQGDYVRFITETQLLMVHGRFKDFIALLPETRFARIHKSYVVSLSKVVYLEGNSVKLGDVKLPVSLSFKEAFIAKLHS
- a CDS encoding SusD/RagB family nutrient-binding outer membrane lipoprotein, whose protein sequence is MKKLLIYILIIPLLLGSCSNELDKDWLDPQVYQPEPEEVVSGLFTHMEKTRFWMKDYGEWYWFLSGWYMSFVGVSQLAEFLPYSESYINLWADYHFGDLDYFMDNANGNTYNKFSRFYTDLTNFSLIRDEVSTLDGAELDDNILYLKLATVLKDVVALQTVDLFNSIPYFDAFQGTQGVFFAPYDDPMEIYKSVIEEYQTIAAELPATYEKMSPVAKNTFKTQDIFFKGDINKWVQYINAETLKSCVRISGVAADYVQPYLTEAIKDLPEEDFTFSSPQVNENRIGNSSGGIFQRGLYEQFYALTVPDVIMTRMNHGSDNYDVEIDDPRLPVLTMGFTDDGTAEDVEYYGVSGNWERNKYLRVGLEVDQALPIDSAKRNVYPQIDAQYNVITPNRSMDIMVQACPWTFYNPVTYVLSESPLYIFSLAETDLLLAEVSLKGYTSTGKSAGEHMNDAVRHSVDFWYMMNGVTNYAGDMNDVTKAILTPQKPDASIIENYATTIQSQFEAASGIEDKMEILMQQKYIHLNIWEAFECFAELRRTRHPKLEPITCSGSSLDLVNATMMLERFELPPSERANNYDFYSAVMDDDDWGTPIFWVPQDKISEEYYLPEAIKAPLQ
- a CDS encoding BamA/TamA family outer membrane protein, producing the protein MKRILFLCTFLTTYLLSGAQESVTKQGWNFGALPAVTFDTDLGFQYGGLVSLYHYGDGSRYPKYDHSIYLEVSRFTKGSGINRFNYDSDKLIPGLQTSVDISYLSDRAYDFYGFNGYDAVVNKDWYDDETADYKTRMFYKYDRKLFRFKVDLRGDLAGEKFDWVGGFNLLNFKVDYVDIDKLNKNKDEADLLPPHSEEPGLYEKYREWGIISDEDADGGFVPTVKAGIVYDTRDNKPNPMKGMWTEAVLLGSSEFLGGEHSFIKLSLIHRQYFTIIPDDLSFAYRLAYQTTLTGDVPFYYQTQLITSIMKSSTSEGLGGANSLRGILRNRVVGDAVFLGNIEARWKFARFQFMNNNFYMGLNAFTDFGRVLKDIELPETLIEPWLSYQDGVYFDRGAEEMHYSFGLGFRAAMNENFIIRCDYGMAVDERDGDSGIYIGLNYLF